In Haloplanus rubicundus, one DNA window encodes the following:
- a CDS encoding cupredoxin domain-containing protein, translating into MVGSLAGCAGGSGGGDGGGGEATATETDTPEPTATPTPTPTPTPSGPPEDAPTQTITVENKTFVPMVAEVEPGTVVEWVYEGIGSHSVTSMSPSSSESGRTAWNPDIASDWEMNEDISSEPVSHYFPESGVYEYKCSYDFGHIGGCAAVVVGDQDYDQEMLPCEPQ; encoded by the coding sequence ATGGTTGGCTCACTCGCGGGTTGTGCTGGTGGCTCCGGCGGCGGTGACGGCGGTGGTGGCGAGGCGACGGCGACCGAGACGGACACGCCCGAACCGACGGCGACGCCGACGCCGACGCCGACGCCGACGCCGTCCGGGCCACCGGAGGACGCCCCGACACAGACCATCACCGTCGAGAACAAGACGTTCGTCCCGATGGTGGCGGAGGTCGAACCGGGGACCGTCGTCGAGTGGGTGTACGAGGGCATCGGCTCCCACAGCGTCACGTCGATGTCGCCGTCCAGTTCGGAGAGCGGCCGAACCGCGTGGAACCCGGATATCGCCTCGGACTGGGAGATGAACGAGGACATCAGCAGCGAGCCGGTCAGCCACTACTTCCCCGAATCCGGTGTCTACGAGTACAAGTGTTCGTACGACTTCGGGCACATCGGCGGCTGTGCGGCCGTCGTGGTCGGCGATCAGGACTACGACCAAGAGATGCTGCCCTGCGAGCCGCAGTAA
- a CDS encoding DUF7266 family protein has protein sequence MRRDRRATSTALGYVLSLGIAAVLVSGLLVAGGGLMEDQRDQSARIELQVIGQTVADDLASAGRLSDCDSCDVRLRIDVPSRVASESYLIDVVEVDGTAPSYRYRLALTTGRSNVAINVTVRTSVPVVETSVTGGTMIAEYDPAAGTLEVRND, from the coding sequence ATGCGCCGCGACCGCCGCGCCACGTCGACGGCGCTCGGCTACGTCCTGTCGCTCGGCATCGCCGCCGTCCTCGTCTCCGGCCTGCTCGTCGCCGGCGGCGGCCTGATGGAGGATCAGCGCGACCAGTCCGCGCGGATCGAACTGCAGGTGATCGGACAGACCGTCGCCGACGACCTGGCGAGCGCCGGCCGCCTCTCGGACTGTGATTCCTGTGACGTCCGGCTCCGGATCGACGTACCCTCGCGCGTCGCCAGCGAATCGTATCTGATCGACGTGGTCGAGGTGGACGGCACCGCCCCTTCGTACCGGTACCGCCTCGCGCTGACGACCGGGCGGTCGAACGTGGCGATCAACGTCACGGTTCGGACGAGCGTCCCGGTCGTGGAGACGTCCGTCACTGGCGGGACGATGATCGCCGAGTACGACCCCGCGGCGGGTACCCTGGAGGTGCGGAATGACTGA
- a CDS encoding DUF7288 family protein: MVTVRAQAHTLEAIAAGIVVLASVVFALQVTAVTPLSASTASQHIENQQQASAAGVLDAARENGALDAAVTYWDETNGTLHGTSGGGYTTDAEVERTTLGRMLLDTFEARGVAFNVYFTYTADTGSFARQRFIYRGEPSDNAATAATTVMLYDDDPLYDANETPTDTTVNESTTYDALIPPESSTGLYNVVRVEVVVWRM; the protein is encoded by the coding sequence GTGGTAACCGTGCGCGCACAGGCTCACACGCTGGAGGCAATCGCCGCGGGCATCGTCGTCCTCGCGAGCGTCGTCTTCGCCCTGCAGGTGACGGCCGTCACCCCGCTGTCGGCGAGTACGGCCAGCCAGCACATCGAGAACCAACAGCAGGCGTCGGCCGCGGGCGTCCTCGACGCGGCCCGGGAGAACGGGGCGCTCGACGCCGCCGTCACCTACTGGGACGAGACGAACGGGACGCTCCACGGCACCTCAGGCGGCGGGTACACGACCGACGCCGAAGTCGAACGGACGACGCTCGGCCGGATGCTCCTCGACACCTTCGAGGCGCGCGGCGTCGCCTTCAACGTCTACTTCACGTACACCGCGGACACGGGGTCGTTCGCACGCCAGCGGTTCATCTACCGCGGCGAGCCGAGCGACAACGCGGCCACGGCGGCGACGACGGTGATGCTCTACGACGACGACCCGCTCTACGACGCGAACGAGACGCCGACCGACACGACGGTCAACGAGTCGACCACCTACGACGCCCTGATCCCGCCGGAGTCGTCGACGGGGCTGTACAACGTCGTCCGCGTGGAGGTGGTGGTGTGGCGGATGTGA
- a CDS encoding type II secretion system F family protein, whose protein sequence is MSLDTGRGLNGGVDSLGDLFYPLYRRLFDGDGDFVGEVETKLVQARMATTVELYLSRALAVGVLLGGVLWALGTLVGYSLFAFGLVSPELFSTGARIPNEAVVAFIDLIKVPAAIAIIGLVMGSFGFVTGFGTLIAIPYSRASSREREINMLLSDSISFMYALSVGGLNQLEILEAMAKADDTYGEVAYEFQSIVQETEYFGTDYRNAIQQQAIETPSDDLSQFLTDMLSIVNSGGNMQAFLSDKKDKHMRTAKQQQEVTLDTLELFGEMYMTLSLFPLLLIIILVIMSMLGEAQSFMLYATVYGLIPITGAMFLVLVSTVKQDEPGDGYLDPSDDGGRGAETTRGGLFHLGLIESYVGEFGIFDRIKSREGAFRTKQLLRQPHVFFRDNPLFTLVLTVPAALVLVAFTAVSGAAPTTWAGMVQAPVWGTFVWIYVPLYLTLVPLGVFHEWNVRSRAAITGKLSDNLRKLSSANDTGQTLLESVNTVAETSSGKLADEFDVLYAKVNYGMSLRTALVEFNNKYHIPRLARTVKLISKAQEASSQITQVLTTAAQASENQDDIERERRSRTRMQVAIILMTYLTLLGVMAILKTQFLDVMAGLTEQAGSSGGGGGSSQFGGGIDTQLLSLLFFHAVTLQAILSGVISGYIRTAKLMAGVKFVVILQTIALAVWLVVG, encoded by the coding sequence GTGAGCCTCGACACCGGCCGTGGACTGAACGGCGGCGTCGACAGCCTCGGCGACCTGTTTTACCCCCTCTACCGACGGCTGTTCGACGGCGACGGCGACTTCGTCGGCGAGGTGGAGACGAAACTCGTCCAGGCTCGGATGGCGACGACGGTCGAACTCTACCTCTCGCGGGCGCTCGCCGTCGGCGTGCTCCTCGGCGGCGTGTTGTGGGCGCTCGGCACGCTCGTCGGCTACAGCCTCTTCGCGTTCGGCCTCGTCTCCCCCGAACTGTTCTCGACGGGGGCGCGCATTCCCAACGAGGCGGTCGTCGCGTTCATCGACCTGATCAAGGTGCCCGCCGCTATCGCCATCATCGGCCTCGTCATGGGTTCGTTCGGCTTCGTCACGGGCTTCGGCACGTTGATCGCCATCCCCTACTCGCGGGCGTCGTCGCGGGAACGCGAGATCAACATGCTCCTCTCCGACTCCATCTCCTTCATGTACGCCCTGTCGGTCGGGGGGCTCAACCAGTTGGAGATTCTGGAGGCGATGGCGAAAGCCGACGACACGTACGGCGAGGTGGCCTACGAGTTCCAGAGCATCGTCCAGGAGACGGAGTATTTCGGCACCGACTACCGCAACGCCATCCAGCAACAGGCCATCGAGACGCCGAGCGACGACCTCTCGCAGTTCCTGACGGATATGCTCTCTATCGTCAACTCCGGCGGGAACATGCAGGCGTTTCTCTCCGACAAGAAGGACAAACACATGCGGACCGCCAAACAGCAACAGGAAGTCACGCTCGACACCCTCGAACTGTTCGGCGAGATGTACATGACGCTCTCGCTGTTCCCGCTCCTCTTGATCATCATCCTCGTCATCATGAGTATGCTGGGGGAGGCCCAGTCGTTCATGCTGTACGCGACGGTGTACGGTCTCATCCCGATCACCGGCGCGATGTTTCTGGTGCTCGTTTCGACGGTGAAACAGGACGAACCGGGCGACGGCTACCTCGACCCGTCGGACGATGGCGGCCGCGGCGCCGAGACGACCCGTGGCGGCCTCTTTCACCTCGGGCTGATCGAGAGCTACGTCGGCGAGTTCGGCATCTTCGACCGCATCAAATCCCGCGAAGGGGCGTTCCGGACGAAACAGCTCCTGCGGCAGCCACACGTCTTCTTCCGCGACAACCCACTGTTCACGCTGGTGTTGACCGTTCCGGCAGCGCTGGTGCTGGTCGCGTTCACCGCCGTCAGCGGTGCGGCGCCGACGACGTGGGCCGGCATGGTGCAGGCACCCGTCTGGGGGACGTTCGTGTGGATCTACGTCCCGCTCTACCTGACGCTCGTCCCCCTCGGCGTCTTCCACGAGTGGAACGTCCGGTCGCGGGCGGCCATCACGGGGAAGCTGTCCGACAACCTCCGCAAACTGTCGAGCGCGAACGACACGGGACAGACGCTGCTGGAGTCGGTGAACACCGTCGCCGAGACGTCGTCCGGGAAGCTGGCCGACGAGTTCGACGTGCTCTACGCGAAGGTGAACTACGGCATGAGTCTGCGGACGGCGCTGGTCGAGTTCAACAACAAGTACCACATCCCGCGGCTGGCCCGGACGGTCAAGCTCATCAGCAAGGCCCAGGAGGCGTCGAGTCAGATCACGCAAGTCCTGACCACGGCCGCCCAGGCCAGCGAGAACCAGGACGACATCGAACGCGAGCGACGGTCGCGCACCCGGATGCAGGTGGCGATCATCCTGATGACCTACCTCACGCTGCTGGGCGTGATGGCGATTCTGAAGACGCAGTTCCTCGACGTGATGGCGGGGCTGACCGAGCAGGCGGGCAGCAGCGGCGGGGGCGGCGGGTCCTCGCAGTTCGGCGGCGGCATCGACACCCAGCTGCTCTCTTTGCTCTTCTTCCACGCCGTCACCCTACAGGCCATCCTCTCGGGGGTCATCAGCGGCTACATCCGGACCGCGAAGCTGATGGCCGGCGTCAAGTTCGTGGTGATCCTGCAGACCATCGCGTTGGCCGTGTGGCTGGTGGTTGGATGA
- a CDS encoding DUF7287 family protein, whose translation MIEGGRHRNRAQTTIDFAIGTSVFLVTVAFVVAFVPGIFQPFADGPQEELAGIDRVADTVVYDLLDDGDGDGGATLDRRCTIAFFDADDTDTGCAFDDAAPFAEQVGLSAGHHANVTVVGADDGTANPVCSDGTRVYVSDTDDCSSGFTLDAGDSLPPDGASVIGRRVVYVDGTTATVVVRMW comes from the coding sequence ATGATCGAGGGTGGCCGTCACCGCAACCGCGCCCAGACCACGATCGACTTCGCCATCGGGACGAGCGTCTTCCTCGTCACCGTCGCCTTCGTCGTCGCGTTCGTCCCCGGCATCTTCCAGCCGTTCGCGGACGGTCCTCAGGAGGAGCTCGCGGGTATCGACCGCGTCGCGGACACGGTGGTCTACGACCTCCTCGACGACGGCGACGGCGACGGCGGCGCGACCCTCGACCGCCGCTGTACGATTGCCTTTTTCGACGCCGACGACACCGACACCGGCTGTGCCTTCGACGACGCCGCTCCCTTCGCCGAGCAGGTGGGCCTCTCCGCGGGCCACCACGCCAACGTGACCGTCGTCGGCGCCGACGACGGCACCGCGAACCCCGTCTGCTCCGACGGCACGCGGGTGTACGTGAGCGACACCGACGACTGTTCGAGTGGGTTCACGCTCGATGCGGGCGACTCCCTTCCCCCCGACGGCGCGTCGGTGATCGGGCGACGGGTCGTCTACGTCGACGGAACCACCGCCACCGTCGTCGTCAGGATGTGGTAA
- a CDS encoding type II/IV secretion system ATPase subunit — protein MAIDDAENSGSEGFDGAAAVGWDDAVDPAALSDSLAAGKAAATRLDAAVSRVQDGAPPVVKGLWTWEDYKREFHYDADGTPPTDGQGEAVPFDPSDTLGFDPEKTENVLSFGENLAAELDTVVDERTVDVDEALDEDAFFETEFGATTVTNRYDLEKTVPMEKKLHFREIDRYWVNKPYAYVVIFQSRKENEKKYYVVQPHTTPIEDDLLEFLRAKLQNAIKYADVEVAGGLDERERVIKDETYALLERYDLYSKTSGSGLLDTIATQLGVESADGTAGRLLSRLGWRPAPDVDEELSGLSVRPEPALVEEDADHLSEYQVEKLLYFLKRDFIGYERIDGIKHDINVEDISCDGYHSPVFVYHSDYEQIISNIYHGDDELDDFVVKLAQRSGKGISKRRPQVDATLPDGSRAQLTLGKEVSDHGTNYTIRQFKDVPFTPVDLINWKTFSLEEMAYLWLAIENNKSLIFAGGTASGKTTSLNAVSLFIPSNSKIVSIEDTREVELPQRNWVASVTRPSFSDDEQGDVDEFDLLEAALRQRPEYIVMGEIRGEEGRTLFQVMSTGHTTLTTFHADSVGEVLKRFTTEPINVSKTMFSALDLVSIQTQTRVGGRKVRRNKNLTEINFYDAENDEINVQDVYQWQAETDEFLRMSNSNTLDEIRFDRGWTRGTLEEELFKREAVLAYLIENGLNTYTQVAATVQAFINDEETILALMANDQLERSLEDLREMESVLIDIDPEKEAMVPRPDPNEAGLELCADILDRAETELFEEYRGEAVPGIDAALTDVDTAADVTASPSTPPSSAEAGGEGGPEFDDAGADADGGDDAAGTVDLDESPFDAESDTGNDPTAGASSGDDGFDISFDDGPTDESGADVDLDWGSSTSGADAAEEPADEPFADAAEEPADESFADAAEEPADGDGSPDVDEASTDEANEASPDDSLDDGETNEASTDDSLDDGDDESAADMDEWGFGDVTDADEEE, from the coding sequence ATGGCTATCGACGACGCCGAGAACTCCGGTTCCGAGGGGTTCGACGGCGCGGCCGCCGTCGGTTGGGACGACGCGGTCGATCCGGCGGCACTCTCCGACTCGCTCGCCGCCGGGAAGGCGGCAGCGACCCGGCTCGACGCCGCCGTCTCGCGGGTGCAGGACGGCGCGCCGCCGGTCGTCAAGGGACTCTGGACGTGGGAGGATTACAAGCGGGAGTTCCACTACGACGCGGACGGCACTCCACCGACGGACGGGCAGGGGGAGGCGGTTCCGTTCGATCCCAGCGACACCCTCGGGTTCGACCCCGAGAAGACCGAGAACGTCCTCTCGTTCGGCGAGAATCTCGCCGCGGAGCTCGACACCGTCGTCGACGAGCGGACGGTCGACGTGGACGAGGCCCTCGACGAGGACGCCTTCTTCGAGACGGAGTTCGGCGCCACGACCGTCACCAACCGGTACGACCTGGAGAAGACGGTGCCGATGGAGAAGAAGCTCCACTTCCGGGAGATCGACCGCTACTGGGTGAACAAACCCTACGCCTACGTCGTCATCTTCCAGTCCCGCAAGGAAAACGAGAAGAAATACTACGTGGTCCAACCTCACACGACGCCCATCGAGGACGACCTGCTCGAATTTCTGCGGGCCAAACTCCAGAACGCGATCAAATACGCCGACGTCGAGGTTGCGGGCGGTCTCGACGAGCGCGAACGGGTGATCAAAGACGAGACGTACGCGCTGCTGGAACGGTACGACCTCTACTCGAAGACGTCGGGGAGCGGCTTGCTCGACACCATCGCCACCCAACTCGGCGTCGAGAGCGCCGACGGGACGGCCGGACGGCTCCTCTCCCGTCTCGGCTGGCGGCCGGCGCCAGACGTCGACGAGGAGCTGTCGGGACTCAGCGTCCGCCCCGAACCCGCGCTGGTCGAGGAGGACGCCGATCACCTCTCGGAGTACCAGGTCGAGAAACTGCTCTACTTCCTCAAGCGGGACTTCATCGGCTACGAGCGCATCGACGGCATCAAACACGACATCAACGTCGAGGACATCTCGTGTGACGGCTACCACTCCCCCGTCTTCGTCTACCACAGCGACTACGAACAGATCATCTCGAACATCTACCACGGCGACGACGAACTCGACGATTTCGTCGTCAAACTCGCCCAGCGATCGGGCAAGGGGATCAGCAAGCGACGGCCACAGGTCGACGCCACCCTCCCCGACGGCTCCCGCGCCCAGCTCACCCTCGGCAAGGAAGTCTCCGACCACGGCACCAACTACACCATCCGGCAGTTCAAGGACGTTCCCTTCACCCCCGTCGACCTCATCAACTGGAAGACGTTCTCGCTGGAGGAGATGGCCTACCTGTGGCTCGCCATCGAGAACAACAAGTCGCTCATCTTCGCCGGCGGGACCGCGTCCGGGAAGACGACCAGCCTGAACGCCGTCTCCCTGTTCATTCCCTCGAACTCCAAAATCGTCTCCATCGAGGACACCCGCGAGGTGGAACTGCCCCAGCGCAACTGGGTCGCCTCCGTGACTCGACCCTCCTTCTCCGACGACGAACAGGGCGACGTGGACGAGTTCGACCTGCTGGAGGCCGCACTCCGCCAGCGGCCCGAGTACATCGTCATGGGCGAGATTCGAGGCGAGGAGGGCCGCACCCTCTTCCAGGTCATGTCCACCGGGCACACCACGCTGACGACGTTCCACGCCGACAGCGTGGGCGAGGTGCTCAAGCGGTTCACCACGGAGCCGATCAACGTCTCGAAGACGATGTTCTCGGCGCTCGACCTGGTGTCGATCCAGACCCAGACCAGGGTGGGCGGCCGGAAGGTTCGCCGGAACAAGAACCTCACCGAGATCAACTTCTACGACGCGGAAAACGACGAGATAAACGTCCAAGACGTCTACCAATGGCAGGCCGAGACCGACGAGTTCCTCCGGATGAGCAACTCGAACACGTTGGACGAGATTCGGTTCGACCGCGGGTGGACTCGTGGGACCCTTGAAGAAGAGTTGTTCAAGCGCGAGGCCGTCCTCGCCTACCTCATCGAGAACGGTCTCAACACGTACACGCAGGTCGCCGCCACCGTCCAGGCCTTTATCAACGACGAGGAGACCATCCTCGCGCTGATGGCGAACGACCAGCTCGAACGCAGCCTGGAAGACCTCCGCGAGATGGAGTCGGTCCTCATCGACATCGATCCGGAGAAGGAGGCGATGGTGCCCCGTCCCGATCCGAACGAGGCGGGACTGGAGCTGTGTGCGGACATCCTCGACCGGGCCGAGACGGAACTGTTCGAGGAGTATCGCGGCGAGGCGGTGCCGGGCATCGACGCGGCGCTCACGGACGTGGACACCGCCGCGGACGTGACCGCCTCGCCCTCTACGCCGCCCTCGTCGGCCGAGGCCGGCGGCGAGGGTGGACCGGAATTCGACGACGCGGGCGCCGACGCCGACGGGGGCGACGACGCCGCGGGAACGGTCGACCTCGACGAGTCACCGTTCGACGCGGAGTCGGACACCGGAAACGACCCCACGGCCGGCGCGTCGTCCGGCGACGACGGGTTCGACATCTCCTTCGACGACGGGCCGACCGACGAGTCGGGCGCCGACGTCGACCTCGACTGGGGGTCGTCCACGTCCGGCGCCGACGCGGCCGAAGAGCCGGCGGACGAGCCGTTCGCCGATGCGGCCGAGGAGCCGGCGGACGAGTCGTTCGCCGACGCGGCCGAAGAGCCGGCGGACGGGGACGGCTCGCCCGACGTGGACGAGGCGTCGACCGACGAGGCGAACGAAGCATCGCCCGACGACTCGCTCGACGACGGCGAGACGAACGAAGCGTCGACCGACGACTCGCTCGACGACGGCGACGACGAGTCGGCCGCCGACATGGACGAGTGGGGCTTCGGCGACGTGACCGACGCGGACGAGGAGGAGTGA
- a CDS encoding DUF7289 family protein produces the protein MTDERAVSDVLSFVLVFSLITASVGLVTVVGLGSLQDARNAERIDNGERAFEVLADNQRDIAHGGAPSRATEIKLAETTLTLGESSDTNVSLSDGTTVGTTESRSITLGTSGDGNDLSRGVVYELGAVFRVDRGGAAMRRAPPFQFGENRTVIHYVTLESVTGAVQRRSGSTTVLVRSVRGSTAVVSHTQPSNAVTVVVETTPRRAEAWKRYFEAQLEGMPGATCDSLDGSGTVSCSFETDNLHVAQTTIRVRIN, from the coding sequence ATGACTGACGAACGCGCCGTCAGCGACGTGTTGAGTTTCGTCCTCGTGTTCTCGCTGATCACGGCGTCGGTCGGGCTAGTCACGGTCGTCGGCCTCGGGAGCCTGCAGGACGCCCGCAACGCGGAACGGATCGACAACGGCGAGCGGGCGTTCGAGGTGCTCGCGGACAACCAGCGAGACATCGCCCACGGCGGCGCACCGTCGCGGGCGACGGAGATCAAACTCGCGGAGACCACGCTGACGCTCGGGGAGTCCTCCGACACCAACGTCTCGCTGTCGGACGGGACGACCGTTGGAACCACGGAGTCCCGGTCGATCACGCTAGGTACGTCGGGCGACGGCAACGACCTCTCGCGGGGTGTCGTCTACGAACTCGGTGCCGTCTTCCGCGTCGACCGCGGTGGCGCCGCGATGCGTCGCGCGCCCCCGTTCCAGTTCGGCGAGAACCGGACGGTGATCCACTACGTGACCCTCGAATCCGTGACTGGGGCCGTCCAGCGTCGCTCCGGGTCGACGACCGTGCTCGTCCGGAGCGTCCGGGGCAGTACCGCCGTAGTTTCACACACCCAGCCGTCGAACGCGGTGACCGTCGTCGTCGAAACTACGCCGCGCCGCGCGGAAGCCTGGAAACGCTACTTCGAGGCGCAACTGGAGGGGATGCCCGGCGCGACCTGTGACTCGCTCGACGGCTCCGGAACCGTCTCCTGTTCGTTCGAGACCGACAACCTCCACGTCGCACAGACGACGATCAGGGTTCGGATCAATTGA
- a CDS encoding DUF7261 family protein — translation MADVTGERSRAQLLLVGALALAVIFLSLSLLLNSVIYTENLATRQTHADVEKAETFRASVVDGLGGAVEYANRRNVTGFADRRDAYRAATDDWIPTLANYSATDGLAGDVDRAGVQQGTRIVDANASTGIVDRNGDGDWTMATDSSVRRFRLNVTLSSVDSPDDTTITIDDGTAQDVVVEDDGSGPQVRVVGRGTCELTRGHVDIGAGRVDGDYCPPLADARPTGTVDVSVSNGDGIDATYSFVVDRHSEGFRTAVDTANFPGQCTPPSPPTYATTVGDDPYTTPAIYAATARIGVATQDLDYRRTVRAAPDEAGEPATGPTFTTFNVTQSGNDFDVGWQTSDPNADVDSVDLRVTYVTNGTVYADSSGLSPNGSASFKDVPSGLAYYVNGTVTDGTSDRRVSEIHDTGACPP, via the coding sequence GTGGCGGATGTGACCGGGGAGCGGAGCCGCGCACAGCTGCTCCTCGTGGGCGCGCTCGCGCTCGCCGTCATCTTCCTCTCGCTGAGCCTCCTGCTCAACTCGGTCATCTACACGGAGAACCTGGCGACGCGCCAGACCCACGCCGACGTCGAGAAAGCCGAGACGTTCCGGGCGTCCGTCGTCGACGGCCTCGGCGGCGCCGTCGAATACGCCAACCGGCGGAACGTGACTGGCTTCGCCGACCGTCGCGACGCGTATCGCGCGGCGACCGACGACTGGATCCCGACGCTCGCGAACTACTCCGCGACCGACGGGCTGGCGGGGGACGTGGACCGCGCGGGCGTCCAGCAGGGGACCCGTATCGTCGACGCGAACGCGAGCACCGGCATCGTCGACCGGAACGGCGACGGCGACTGGACGATGGCCACCGACTCGTCGGTTCGGCGCTTCCGGCTGAACGTCACGCTCTCGTCCGTCGACTCGCCCGACGACACGACCATCACTATCGACGACGGCACCGCACAGGACGTGGTCGTCGAGGACGACGGGAGCGGGCCGCAGGTCCGCGTCGTGGGCCGGGGCACCTGTGAACTGACGCGCGGGCACGTCGATATCGGCGCCGGCCGGGTCGACGGCGACTACTGCCCGCCGCTGGCCGACGCCCGCCCGACGGGGACCGTCGACGTGTCGGTGTCGAACGGCGATGGCATCGACGCCACCTACTCGTTCGTCGTCGACCGCCACTCGGAGGGGTTCCGGACCGCCGTCGACACGGCCAACTTCCCGGGGCAGTGTACGCCCCCGTCGCCGCCGACGTACGCGACGACGGTCGGCGACGACCCGTACACGACGCCGGCCATCTACGCCGCGACGGCGCGAATCGGGGTCGCGACACAGGACCTCGACTACCGGCGGACGGTCCGGGCGGCGCCCGACGAGGCGGGCGAGCCGGCCACCGGACCCACCTTCACGACGTTCAACGTCACGCAGTCGGGGAACGATTTCGACGTCGGCTGGCAAACCAGCGATCCGAACGCCGACGTCGACTCCGTCGACCTTCGGGTCACCTACGTGACCAACGGGACGGTCTACGCCGACTCGTCCGGCCTGTCGCCGAACGGGTCGGCGTCGTTCAAGGACGTGCCGAGTGGGCTGGCGTACTACGTCAACGGCACGGTGACCGACGGGACGTCGGACCGCCGCGTCAGCGAGATTCACGACACGGGGGCGTGTCCGCCGTGA
- the thsA gene encoding thermosome subunit alpha translates to MNGIHGVAAVDGRTTGDDARERNIAAGTALSELLRTTLGPNGRDKMLVDDGTVIVTNDGASIVDRLSLDSPAARLLAGVARAQRGELGDGSTAAIVLAGTLLAEAETLLDDGLHPTTVIAGYADAAGHARSLLDDLASAPDGEVDHRAVVSTAVTGRWDERRTAFLADLSTRAYRAARAGGDDADLSAITVHGAAGEATTDSELLDGLVIDTDTSSTSLSSIAADVPRRLTDVRIALLDDELTIQSPDSVSRYSVDSPDGLRRARDHERDEYRRYVETLRSHGVDVCFCQKSIDDGLRARLAKAGILAFERTRQDEVHKLSRATGARPVMRLDALDPSAVGRADELERVRLGKGSFVVVREASSRQVSVLLRGSPEHVVDETERIVSDGIALLETLDARPGLVPGGGATETELALAVRTFGRGVDDRRALAVDAFADALETVPVSLARNAGMDPVDSLLELRRRHADGERSVGVDGDTGTVTDVMARGVVEPVRLKDRVVANATDAATLVLRVDDVIRTRGTRGGEEHDHDHDHDHGHGGVRSDPGGYPWAIGH, encoded by the coding sequence ATGAATGGAATACACGGGGTCGCGGCTGTCGACGGACGAACGACGGGGGACGACGCGCGGGAGCGAAACATCGCTGCCGGAACCGCACTGTCGGAGCTACTGCGGACGACGCTCGGGCCGAACGGTCGCGACAAGATGCTCGTCGACGATGGGACGGTGATCGTGACCAACGACGGGGCGAGCATCGTCGACCGGCTCTCCCTCGACTCGCCGGCCGCGCGGCTCCTCGCGGGTGTCGCCCGGGCCCAGCGCGGTGAACTCGGTGACGGCTCGACGGCCGCCATCGTCCTCGCGGGGACGTTGCTGGCCGAGGCCGAGACGCTCCTCGACGACGGTCTCCACCCGACGACGGTGATCGCGGGCTACGCCGACGCGGCGGGCCACGCCCGGTCACTCCTCGACGACCTGGCGTCGGCGCCCGACGGCGAGGTGGACCACCGTGCCGTGGTCTCGACCGCGGTCACCGGACGGTGGGACGAGCGCCGGACGGCGTTTCTCGCCGATCTGTCGACGCGGGCGTACCGCGCCGCTCGCGCCGGCGGCGACGATGCGGACCTGTCCGCCATCACCGTCCACGGCGCCGCCGGGGAAGCGACGACGGATTCCGAGCTCCTCGACGGACTGGTCATCGACACCGACACGTCCTCGACGAGCCTCTCCTCGATTGCCGCCGACGTGCCGCGCCGGCTGACCGACGTACGGATCGCCCTCCTCGACGACGAACTCACGATCCAGTCGCCCGATTCGGTGTCACGATACAGCGTCGACAGTCCCGACGGCCTCCGGCGCGCCCGGGATCACGAGCGCGACGAGTACCGGCGCTACGTCGAGACGCTTCGGAGTCACGGCGTCGACGTGTGCTTCTGTCAGAAGTCGATCGACGATGGCCTCCGTGCCCGCCTCGCCAAGGCGGGTATCCTCGCCTTCGAGCGCACTCGACAGGACGAGGTGCACAAGCTGAGCCGGGCGACGGGCGCGAGGCCGGTGATGCGTCTCGACGCGCTCGACCCGTCGGCGGTCGGACGCGCCGACGAACTGGAACGGGTGCGCCTCGGGAAGGGATCGTTCGTCGTCGTCCGGGAGGCGTCGTCGCGGCAGGTGTCGGTACTGCTCCGGGGGAGTCCCGAACACGTCGTGGACGAGACCGAACGCATCGTGAGCGACGGCATCGCACTGCTGGAGACCCTCGACGCCCGTCCCGGGCTGGTTCCGGGCGGTGGCGCAACGGAGACGGAGCTCGCGCTGGCGGTCCGGACGTTCGGCCGCGGCGTCGACGACCGGCGGGCGCTCGCCGTCGACGCGTTCGCCGACGCGCTCGAAACCGTGCCCGTCTCGCTGGCGCGGAACGCGGGCATGGACCCCGTCGACAGCCTGCTCGAACTCCGACGGCGCCACGCCGACGGCGAGCGGTCGGTCGGCGTCGACGGCGACACTGGGACCGTCACGGACGTGATGGCCCGCGGCGTCGTCGAGCCGGTCCGACTCAAGGACCGCGTCGTCGCCAACGCGACGGACGCGGCGACGCTCGTCCTCCGGGTCGACGACGTGATCCGGACGCGAGGGACGCGAGGCGGCGAAGAGCACGACCACGACCACGATCACGATCACGGCCACGGCGGCGTCCGGAGCGATCCGGGCGGCTACCCGTGGGCGATCGGTCACTGA